ATAGAAGTGTTAGAGGACATCCTGCCATGTATAGCACAGTGTGTTTCCTTATACACATTGGTTATTTCTGTGCGAAAATTCCAAAAAGACCACTACGATAGTTTAGAAGTAATGAAGCCCTCTCATCACCGGCCCCTGTGAAGAAGTCAGAATAAAGATTCATTGATCCCACGGCAAGTCCAGACGCGTTTATTACCGGTAAATTTCAGTACATTATTATCCTGACGAAGCTTTCTTATAACGTCATCGACTAAGACGGCTTAGGTACGCTCTTAATTAGTATAGCGGGCGTGAAAGGGAACACCATGCACAAACCATATCAGGGTTGCGTATTTCACATTCAAAAGCAAAATAGGTACCAGCTTCTATCAGTTTCGACAAATCTGGAATTAGTATAACactcataaaaagaaaactaggaataatataaataaaataagtgaaaatgaaaataatttcagaaaCGCCACCATTAACGAACCAAAGCATAATTGGAAACAGGAGCAAgattattcaaaatttatatttccCTGAATATAAGGgacagaaaaatattaattttggccGATATTTCTAATTATTGATATACCCTATTAAGTTATGAAGAACCTCGTAATTtcaattgaaaattaatttattacatatgagtgatttttttcagaaatttgacTTTTATGCGTGTAAGAAGTCTATATAATGTAAACTGCTCACTTTAACAAAAGCTATaagatttatttgaattatatatattatacgactTTTTGTCTTCTAATTCGAGGAAAGCTTTGACTTCCGTCAATTCATTTCCATGAATTTGATGAACTCGTTAGTTTGATTAATGTGTATTttattaatcattaaaaaaaccGCTATTTGAAATTATCATTATGCGCGTTAttgaaaaaaacaagcaaaagtgGACGACTCGCAAATACTTTATAACAATAATCAAAAATCTTTTGGAGATGCGGGGTATCGATCCCCGTACCTCTCACATGCTAAGCGAGCGCTCTACCATTTGAGCTACATCCCCTTAAGAGAGAAGATGCTGAAGAGAAAGTTCCCAAAACACTGAAGTACTTAATGGCTCAGTGCACGTGGTCGAGCGCGGCGCTTCGTAACTTATTTTCTGTCACTCCGTTTTCTATGCAACCCCCCGACTGTAGTGCTGTGCCGAAGAAAGCTGGTCATAAGGACGATGGACTGTCAAATGACATCGCGCACAAGTATGTACACCATATCTTCTtaatacactcacacatacatatatacaaacatgcaaacacacgcacacacaccaccacacacacacatataatatatatatatatagctatatatatatatatatatatatatatatctacatacatacacaaacacacacacacacaaatatatgtatatatatatatattatatatatatatatatatatatatatataatactacaaaacacacacacacaaatatatatgatatatatatatatatatataatatatatatattatatatatatataatataaaaatctgaTGTGTTTGTGTTTCAATGCATACTGGAAATCGCGTTGCTTCTGGGAATTCCGGAGGCTTCTTGGgcttccatccccctcccctccccttccttctccactcccctccccctccacttCCCTCCTTCCATCCccgtccctcccccccctcccttactgcttccccttccctcttcactctctctcaacattcccctttcccctttatacgatcacattttatatataattaaaaataaaaatataaatatatatatatatatatattataatataatatagtaatatatataatatagatatatatatatatatatatattatatatcatatatatatatatatataatatatatatatatatatatatatataatatatatatatatatatatatatatatgttacagtttcgttaaagaattaaggaaattatttcaaaaggcattaacttaaaaGTACTTAAGAAGAGGCACGGATggtaagaaaagaaaagggaagaagaatgaaatgaaataatgattttaCGAAAGTATCGTCTTTCTCAGACTCGACCCCAACGACCAGGACACTTTAGCCATCAGAGTCTGAACAGCATCTTCCCaaaaacctctgtccgtaccGGAGATTAAGTGGTCGACGAGCAATAtttcccaggcatcttcgagaaattggaactcAACTCGTCACACCTCATTTACGCCTACACCGGTCCACTTCGCAAGATTAATTGGCGCTCCCTTCTTGTGACGGGTTAGAGAGGGCCAGGGATAATTCCTGCAGCCCATCTGGCATAAGTTAGAGAAGGAATTCTATGCTTCTTTGTTTAAAAAAGGGTAAGTGTTGAACTCgaaagctccaccctttccaagcgTAGGCCTAGGGTCTTGGCGAATCAAACCATCGGTGCCAGGTCATAAGGACAGCCCAGAAATATGTCCCAGCGAATAACCTACGAGATTTCCCAAGTAcacaaccccaagaagccaaggtATGAAGCAAGAGTCTACAAATCACAACAGAAAAAGTGACAGGAAGGCGGCTTTGtataaagtctgtagccactcagacacaagaagtctttcagacgATGCCACACCCactcaaaatccaaaaatccaaaggcggtgctaagaagatatcatcctaataaaaaggccagacagagagagagaagacagaaagaaagacagagtGGAAATCGAGTGGCGCAGTAGCAAaaccgggaagaagaagaatcagatGTGAGGGAAAAAGTGCAGAAGTATGGTGTGCGAAGCGAATAGACAGTGACAAGTGACAATTCATACTCCGAATAATTCCCTCGTGCCAATAGACTCGTAGATGAAACTAAGTGCCTCTCAACTAACAGTCTCAGTCAAGGCACCCAGAAACAGAAAGGTGGAAAACTTTATACGATGATTTAGAACCAGAATAAACACGTATAAGGacatatcaatttaattttttcccaaatTATGTACCTATTAAGATAATCCAGTTAGATGACAATTCAGCAAGgtgagattaattatataattctatttcCCCAAATTACAGCCCCCAAATCGGTCACGTTACCTTAGGGCTGTGTGTAGAAgctactaccacacacacacacacacacacacatatatatatataaatatatatatatatatatatatatatatatatatatataaatatatatatatatatattaaaagtcgaTTCCTTTTATCTGTAGGGCCAGATACCATTTCCTGTCACAGTTTACCACTTAAGGTTACAGTCTGTTTGCTGTATCATTTCCTCtgattctatttttctttatcttccgctTCGTGGGCTCATACTATCATGCAATGATTTTGCTTTGCTGAGCTAATGCATTTGTACATGATATAGCTTGACTGTCACAGAATTCCTTTCTCTTAACAGGTTAAGAAAAACATATAAGTTTATTGCATATTAGTGTGAACAATCATTTTGTGTGATTCCATACAGCCCACAGAGCATCAGTGGCTATCTGCACCTTCATTGAACGTATGGCAAGAAGTATCTTTTTAGTGGGCTTATTTTTTAAGCTGAATTTCATTTGCATATTAGCTACTTTATGCTTCTTCGCCTTCTTATTATCCTGATACCTTGAGTGAAGTtcagatttaaaaagaaataaataatgattgtGAAAGACATGATgtgcgcacgagagagagagagagagagagagagagagagagagagagagagagagctgtagtaTAAGTAGACCAAATGctaagcactgagagagagagagagagactctagatGCACATCAAACATGAAGCATTTCATATGTTACCCCTTTTCATCAGATATTTCAAACAATATTATATCCAACATAAGCTTAGAAACTATTTTAAACTATAAATcttaataaaatcttttaaaaaatatttaaaagtaatattgtaAAATATCATCGCTTATTACCAAATGGCAACACCGCCTCTATCTTTAAGAAGGGGAAAGCCATTTAAACTTCGTTGAATCAAATAGCTCAGTTCAGTTTGAATGAATAGCTTTAAATCGTCCCTTCCCCCCCTCATTCATGTGAGCGAGTCAGCGGACGCCTGAATCTTCTGAACCCCATCAGGCCATTTACATCGTGTCTGGGGTTCACTGTAACGTGGCTCTTGACTGGCTGGAGTTTAAAaccgtctgtatatatatatatatatatatatatatatatatatatatatatatatatatatatatatatataatatatatatatatatatatatatatatatatatatactatatatatatatatatatatatatatatatatatatatatatatatatatatatatatatatatatatatatatatatatatatatatatatatatgcgtttgtgcatatatatatatatatatatatatatatatatatatatatatatatatatatatatagtatatatatatatatatatatatagtacatatatatatatatatatatatatatatatatatatatatatatatatatatatatatatatatatatatatgcgtttgcgCGTGTAATGATAGGTCCAATCGCCCGACACTGGGAGAAAGCACACACTCTCCTGAGATGGCACGGAGGACACGAGGTCTAGAAAAAACCCATCgaagatgggtcccatgtcattatactagagaacgggattctctaaacttgcAGGGGTGCACAACCTTTTGAGCTACTCGGGCCACATCATCAAACATATATCTAGTCGAGGGCCACTAGACTAGATTTTGCATGAAATGATAAATAGTTTGTAGaatgtttaaagataaaaaaaacacagttgctcacctgttttgttttaatgagattttTGACACTGAGATTCATGTACAAGTTTTTTTATGTTAGGATGGAAATTTGTGGTTGCCAGTCTTAAAACAGAGTGCAGATTTTGATCACTTAGCCTGCTACGAATATTTGACTTGGTCTGGTTGAGCAGACTAAATGTTTGTTCACATATGTAGGTAGAGCCAAATAAGCTTGCATAAATAGCAGCTTTGTTTCTCAAATAAGGAAACTGATCTTTGGCCAAGCAATTATAAAAGTTGAGCAAGTCCCCTTCATTATACTTGGTACGAAGGCTGTCATTATTCTGAAGATCAATCAGTTCGATTTGTGCTTCGAATTCTACTTCATCAGGAGATACAGAAAAGGGGTTGCTGAACAACTTCAAATCATTGACTTCTTTCTTTAGGTCCTCAAATCGCCTCTCGTCTATTGCATACTTTGTGTTTCTCATACATAAGTTTGTAATTTGGGAAGTGTCCTAACTCTCCTTTAACTATCTGTAACTGAaacaattttagtttttgttcGAAAGCTGTCACATAATTGGCTAGCTGAGAAATAAGTTGGTTATTCCCCTGAAGTTTATGATTCAAGTTATTTAAATGACTTGTGAGATCTACAAGAAATGACAAATCACAAAGCCAGTCAGCATTTGTAAGTTCTGGTACCatcttattcttttcattaagAAATATCTCAATTTCATCCAGAAGACTGATAAATCTTTTCAGCGTATTTCCCctgcttaaccaccttacttGAGTGACAAAACACTAAATCGCCATATTCTGCTTCAATTTCATCAAGAAATTGCTTGAATTGCCGGTGATGCAAAGCTGAGCGTGACTTGATAAAATTGACTGTAGAAACTACAACTTTCATTACATGATCAAAGTCCAGTTCTTTTCCACACAAATTTTGTTGATGTATTATGCAATGAAATTGTTTCAGTTCATATTTTCGCTCTCCAAGGTGTTTAATTAATAGCTGCACCAATCCATTCTGCTTGCCTATCATTGCAGGAGCCCCATCAGTTGATATTCCTACTAACTTGTCCAAATCTAACTCAATTACTGAAATTTGTTCTAAAAGTCCATTAAGTAAATCACTACCAGTTGTCTGCCCCTTCAATGAACTGAGCCCTACGAGTTCCTCATGAATAGAAAAGTCCTCTGTCACACCACGTACAAATACAAGTAGCTGAGCCGTAGATGTAACATCAGTAGATTCATCAGTGGCTAGGGAGAAGTACACAAATTGTTTACTTTTCTCCTTCAACTGGTCTACTATATCACCCGACAAATCAACAATACGACGTTGCACTGTCATACGATTCAAACTGATATTCTCAAACTTTTTCAAAACATCTGGAGAAAGTTTTTGAGCAGCAAGTAGAAtacactttttaatgaaatcCCCCTCTGAAAatgccttggaatgtttagcaatCAGGTTTGCAATTTCATAACTCACTTCTGTTACGTCCTGTGCCTCTTTATTTTTCTGGATAAAC
This window of the Macrobrachium nipponense isolate FS-2020 chromosome 5, ASM1510439v2, whole genome shotgun sequence genome carries:
- the LOC135215932 gene encoding general transcription factor II-I repeat domain-containing protein 2A-like — translated: MFIQKNKEAQDVTEVSYEIANLIAKHSKAFSEGDFIKKCILLAAQKLSPDVLKKFENISLNRMTVQRRIVDLSGDIVDQLKEKSKQFVYFSLATDESTDVTSTAQLLVFVRGVTEDFSIHEELVGLSSLKGQTTGSDLLNGLLEQISVIELDLDKLVGISTDGAPAMIGKQNGLVQLLIKHLGERKYELKQFHCIIHQQNLCGKELDFDHVMKVVVSTVNFIKSRSALHHRQFKQFLDEIEAEYGDLVFCHSSKVVKQGKYAEKIYQSSG